The uncultured Methanolobus sp. sequence ATACTTTGTGCGGAAGCATCTGCTTGTCTATTATTTTGAAATCCTGTTTCTCAAAGAAAGGAACTGCATAGGTCAGTGTGAATACTTCATTTACTCCAATATCTTTTGCTTCTTCCAGACAGGCTTTGACAAGCTTTGTTCCTATACCTGTGTCCCTGTATTCCTGCTTTACTGCAAATGATAATACTTCTGCCATATCCTCCCAGCTAACCTGAAGAGCGCAACAGCCTGCTATTTCCCCTTCAATTTCGCACACATGAAAGCTCCGGGTAAACTCATACAGTTCACTCAGTGAGCGTGGGAGCATCAGCTCCTGTTTTGCATAAATATCTATGATGCTTTTTATTGCGGGAATATCATTAACACTGGCCTTTCTTATTATCAATTATCGATCTCCGGAAATTGTTAAAAAGAGAAGTAGCGAGCGTGAAGGGATTTGAACCCCCGGCTTGCAGCTTAGGAGGCTGCCGCCATATCCTGACTAGGCCACACGCTCAGGTTGAGTTACTCTCGTAATAACATCCTATATCATAAAGTTATTGGTAAAAAAGCTTTCTCGCAGGGAAATTTTACTGAACTCAATTCTTTTCAGCAAATTCTTCAGGATTCAATCTGAGAATTCAGCAATTCCATAAGTTTCCTGTTCTTTTCAATATCAGTATCTACTCCAAGCATCTCTGCCGGAAATCCCAGCGCAAGTCCCAGAAGTTGTGTGTAGTGGAGCACGGGTATTTCAAAATCTGGTCCTGATAGTTCCTTGATCTCATCCTGGCCGCTGTCAAGCTGCATGTGGCAAAAAGGGCATGAGTTTACTATGCAGTCAACGCCTGCCTCCTGTATTTTTGAAAGCTTTGCCTCTGTCATTTTCAGTGACTTTTCCTTCATTGCAGAACGGACTCCTCCTCCAGCTCCGCAGCATGCCATCTTATCAGGGTAGTCCACACTAGTCGCACCAAGTGCGGTGATTAGCTCATCAAAGAATACAGGTCTTTCAAACCCTCCAAGTCCTCTGTCTTTTGTAGGTTTGATAAGGTGGCAACCGTAGTGGACAGCGACCTTTATATCCAGTGGTCTTTCCACATAGGAATTCAATTTTTCCGGGCCGTATTCCTGGTACAGGTACTCTATAATATGTCTGACCTCAATTTCACCTTTAATCTCTTTTCCGACTTTTGCAAGGTGGCTGTTGATTTCTTTTCTGGTATCTTCCTCTTTTATACTGCGGTTGGCATCTTCAAGGGTGCTGAAACAACCATTGCATATTGTCAGCATGTCCCGGTTCATCTGTTCTGAAAGTACTATATTGCGGCTTGCAAGGGTCAGCCAGCTTGTCCTGTCAAATGATCTGAATACACCAGGTGCAGGGCAGCATGATGCACCGGGAAGGTCTGCGCAGTCGATATCAAGTTTTGCAAGGCAGAGTTTGGTTGCCAGTTCAATGCCGGGATATCTGTTTGGAACAAGGCAGCCAAGGAAAAGGGATAGTTCTTTCTTCATAGTTCATCATCCAAGTCAGCTGTCTTTGTCAGCAGTATAAGTTCATCAAAGCCGCAAGATTCCAGTAATTTTTTTACTTCTTCAAGGTCCTGCTCATATTTATGTACGGTTTCCGGGACTTCTTCCAGTCCGATTGCCATTCTTTTCATTCTGTTTTCATCATCAATGGGGACCGCATGTCCGTATTCTAGCAGCATTTCGCAGACTTTCCTGTGTTCAGGGAGGATTTTTCCATGATTTGCAGATATGGCTCTGATATCCAGTAATATATCTACGATCTCTATTCCACGGGGGCATCTTTCCTGGCAGTTGTAGCAGGTTGTACACATCCAGAGTTGTTTATCGCTCAGTATATCAGTTGTTTTAGCTGCTCTTTTTACAATTTTCCTTATGTTCAGGCTTGTATGTCTCCCTGAGGGGCAGCTTCCGCTGCAGATTCCACACTGCATGCATTTCAGTGCGCTGTTGGAAGCATTCCTGAGCTGAGCAAGAATGTCTGTCTGAGATACGTTTCTACTTTCCATGTACTTCTCACTCTTCTTAAATCCAGTATTTTTGCAAGAATGATAAAGTTTCCGCAAGTATTGTAAGGGGTTGCGGCAACCGACGGTAAATACTTCTTTTTCCTTGCATTTTTGTTCCCTCTGAAAAGAGCTCTCTAAAAATAATGATAATTGTATATTTTGTCTATGTCTCGACAGTCACTATCCAAAATATGTTTTACCATAATTTTATATCTCTTTAGATGGAAAATTTAAGGAATCTTTGGTTTTATCTTTCTTTATGGAGTGGGTTATTATTACCCTGTCAAAACCAAAAAGAATATATATATCTTGATAGGTAATGGGTTACCACACCCCTTAGTGAATAGAGGAGTTGTCAAAATGGTAAAAGCAAATCCAGCAACAAAGGAAGAAGTGTTACAGGCTGTAACCGAGAACGATGTTAAATTCATAAGAATCCAGTTCACCGACACAATGGGTATGATCAAAAGCTGGGCGATCCCTGCAGAAGATCTCGAAGGTGCATTTGAAAACGGTGTAATGTTTGATGGTTCATCAATTGAAGGATTCACAAGGATCGAAGAGTCCGACATGATCCTCATGCCAGACCCAACCACCTTCAGGATTCTCCCATGGAGACCACAGGAAGGCGCTGTTGCTCGTATCATTGGTGACGTATACAGGCCAAACGGCAAGCCATTTGAAGGCGACCCAAGATATGTCCTCAAACAGGCAATTGCAAAGGCAGCAGAAAAGGGTTACACAATGAACATCGGTCCTGAGTGTGAATTCTTCTTATTCAAACTGGACGAGAACGGTCATCCAACTACAGAACTTACAGACATGGGTGGATACTTCGACTTTACACCTCTTGACAAGGCACAGGATGTCAGAAGAGCAATTGACTTCGCTCTTGAGGACATGGGATTCAAGATCGAGGCATCCCACCATGAGGTAGCTCCATCACAGCATGAGATCAACTTCAGATTTGGTGATGTGCTTACCACATGTGACAACATTGTAACATTCAAATATGTTGTAAAGTCCATCGCAGCACACATGGGCTATTATGCAACATTCATGCCAAAGCCACTCTTTGGAGAAAACGGTTCAGGTATGCACTCCAACCAGTCCCTCATGAAGGACGGAGAAAACGCATTCTACGATCCAAACACACCAGACCAGCTTTCAGAAACTGCAAAGCAGTACATTGCAGGTCTCCTTGCACACGTCCGTGAGTTCGCTGCTATCACAAACTCAACAGTAAACTCATACAAGAGGCTCGTGCCTGGATATGAAGCACCTATCTACTGCACATGGTCTGCATCAAACCGTAGTTCCCTTATCAGAATTCCTGCATCAAGGGGAATTGGTACAAGGGTAGAACTCAGATGTCCGGACCCGGCATGTAACCCATACCTTGCATTCGCTGCAATGCTCGGTGCAGGTCTTGACGGTATTGAGAAGGGAATGGATGCAGGTCCATCAACCGATGTCAACATCTTCCAGCTCACAGAAGAGGACAGAAAGGCAAGAGGTATCGAATCCATGCCAGGTAACCTTAAGGAAGCAATTGACCTTATGGCTGCCAGCGACTTTGTCAAGGAAGTAGTTGGAGAACACGTATTCGAGAACTATATCGAGTCAAAGACCGCTCAGTGGGATGACTACAAGGCTCAGGTCCACCAGTGGGAACTCGACACATACCTTAGCATACTGTAAGGGAAATTCCCCTTACTTTTACTTTATATTTCAATCAATTTCAACATATTTCAGGCAGCACCTTTTTCCGGCTGCTAAAACGTGAATAAAGGTTGTTCACGAAAAACCGGGCTTATCCTGAAGTGGATTTTTGCATGGTTAAGTTCATATCAGGTAAATACTATCTCATAGCCCCAAGACTAAATACTCATAGTGATCAACATGTGCGGAATTATAGGCGTAATCGATCGGACCATGTCCAGAATGGACGGCTCTCATATTAAAAGAGCATTGAGTCTGATGGATGAAAGAGGAAGTGGAGAAGGCGCAGGATATGTAGCTTATGGCATCTATCCTGACTATGCAGACTGCTATGCTATCCACGTATTTTTTGATAATCTGTTAGAACCAAAGACCAGGGTTGACGCAATACTGAAACAGTGGGGAAGGATAGTCCACCAGGAAGAGATCCCGACATATGAACAGCCAGGTCTTAAAAAAGAACACATACCCTGGAGATATTTCTTCAAACCTTTCGCTGACCTTATGGTTGGCACAACCAATCCTGACGATGACAATGTCACACATCTTGTAATGACTATTAACGGAGAGGTAGATGGTGCTCTTGTTTTCTCATCCGGTAAGAACCTTGGAGTCTTTAAGGCATCAGGATGGCCTGAGGATGTAGCTAACTTTTACAGAATTGAAGATTATGAGGGCTATATATGGCTCGCTCACAACCGGTATCCAACAAACACATCCGGTTGGTGGGGAGGAGCTCATCCATTCAATCTGCTTGACTGGTCAGTTGTCCACAATGGTGAGATAACATCCTATGGTACAAACCGTAGGTATGTTGAAGGTCACGGTTACCAGTGTACAATGTTAACAGACACAGAAGTAGTAGCTTATCTTTTTGATCTTCTTGGCAGAAAACACGGTCTTCCTTCAGAAATGGTAGTTGAGGCACTTGCTCCTTCTTTCTGGGATGAGATCGATGAGATGCCTGAGAAGAGGGAAGAATTCATGAGGACACTCCGTCTTACATATGGCCCTGCTCTGATGAACGGTCCATTTGCAATCGTTGTTGCAACAAAGGACGGAATTGTAGGTTTCACTGACAGGATAAAGCTGCGTCCACTTATTGTAGGGGAGAACGGTTCAAAACTTTACATCTCAAGTGAAGAGGCAGCAATTCGTACAATGGACCCTGATGTAGATACAATATATATGCCAAGGGCAGGCGAGCCTGTAATCGGGAGGGTTGTCGAATGAGTCTTGGAAGTGTTCCACTAAAGTATAAGATCAGCATCGACCGCGATCAGTGTATGAAGTGTATGCGCTGTGTCGATAACTGTTCCTATGGCGTTTACAGAGTTGAGGATGACAAGATCCTCATAGACTCACGCAAATGTACTGCATGCCACCGCTGTATTTCCATGTGCCCAAGGGATGCCATCAGCCTGCAGGAAAGGCCGGTTGACTATCGCAGCCACCCTCTCTGGACTGTCGAGGCACGTGAAGATGTTATTAATCAGGCACGTACAGGAAAGATCATCCTTGCGGGAATGGGCAATGCAGTTGATTATCCTATTATATTTGACAGGCTGTTACTTGACGCATGCCAGGTAACAAATCCAAGTATCGATCCTCTCAGGGAACCAATGGAACTGAGGACATACATTGGAAAGAAGCCTGCGAAACTCGAATTTACAAAGAACAACGGAGACATTGATCTCCAGACAAAACTGACCCCCAATCTCAAACTTGAAACTCCTATTATGGTGGGTCACATGAGCTATGGTGCTATCAGTCTTCCTGCACAGCTCAGTATTGCAAAGGCAGTAGCAAAGACCGGAACTTTTATGGGAACCGGTGAAGGTGGAATGCACGAGGCGATCTACCCATATCAGGATCACTCAATAGTCCAGATCGCATCAGGACGTTTCGGTGTCGATATCGACTATCTTGAACGTGGTGCAGCCATTGAGATCAAGGTAGGTCAGGGTGCAAAGCCAGGTATTGGCGGTCACCTTCCTGGAGAAAAGGTCTGTGCAGATGTATCATGCACACGTATGATCCCTCTGGGTTCTGATGCAATCAGTCCTGCTCCCCATCACGATATTTACAGTATAGAAGACCTTGCGCAGCTTGTGCGCAGTCTTAAGGAAGCGACAAACTGGGAAAAGCCGGTATTCGTTAAGATCGCTGCGGTACACAACGTAGCTGCAATTGCAGCAGGTATCGCAAGATCATCTGCAGATGCAGTTGTAATTGATGGTTTCAAGGGTGGTACAGGTGCAGCGCCAAAGGTATTCAGGGACAACGTAGGTATGCCAATTGAAGCAGCAGTTGCTGCAGTGGACCAGAAGCTCAACGATCAGGGTATACGAAACGAGGTTTCTATCATAGCCAGTGGTGGTATACGCAACAGTGGTGACCTTGCAAAATCCATTGCACTTGGTGCTGATGCAGTTTATATTGGAACTGCTTCACTTATTGCACTGGGATGCCGTGTTTGTGGTAACTGCTACCGTGGACTCTGTCCATGGGGTATTGCAACCCAGAGACCTGAACTTGTCAGTCGTATTGATTCAGATGTCGGTGCAGAAAATATTGCAAACCTCATCCGTGCATGGACGCTTGAACTGAGCGAGCTCATGGGTGCAGCAGGTCTTAACAGCATTGAAAGTCTGCGCGGCAACCGTGACCGCCTGAGAGGATATATGCTTGACCAGGGATTACTTGATGTACTCCAGATTGAGTCAATGGGGGCCTGAAAATGGCAGAACCTTTAGTAATAGATGCAAAAGGTATGCACTATACCCCTCTTAACAAGCAGATTCGTGCGGCAATTTCTTCCGGTGTAAAGGAGATTGTCCTTAACAATGTCCTTGGACAGCGTTTCATCGGCAATGGTCTTAGGGGTGATGCAAAGATCACCGTAAATGGTGTTCCTGGCGGTGACCTTGGAATGTTCATGAGTGGTCCGGAATGTGAAATATTCGGTGATGCAGAACATGCACCCGGAAACACAATGGACAATGGTTCTCTCATTATCCATGGAAGTGCAGGAGATGCAGTAGCACACAGTATGCGTGGCGGCAAGGTTTTCGTAGAAGGAAACATAGGCTATCGTGGCGGTATACATATGAAACAGTACGAGAGCAAGCGCCCTATTCTTGTGATAGGGGGCACGTCCCATGCATTCCTTGGTGAATACATGGCAGGAGGTCTTATTCTTGTACTCGGTATCGGTCATGAACCTGCAGTTCAGGACCGTGGAATTGGCAGTGGAATTCACGGCGGGGAAATTATAATCCGCGGTGATGTAAATGAAAAGCTGCTGGGTGTAGGGGCAATGAAAGTCGACTTTACTGAAGAAGACCTGGAAAATGTAACTCCTGTGATTAAGGAATTCTGTGAAAGGTTTGATATTGACTCTAAACCTTTCCTGGACACTAACTATTCAAAAATAGTTCCTGCAAGCGCCAGACCATTTGCAGGTAAATACACATGGGAGTGATTGATATGGCAGGCAAAAATTATCTTGATCTTAAAGCAGAAATCTGGGACACAAGCAAATGTGCAGCATGT is a genomic window containing:
- a CDS encoding N-acetyltransferase, yielding MIIRKASVNDIPAIKSIIDIYAKQELMLPRSLSELYEFTRSFHVCEIEGEIAGCCALQVSWEDMAEVLSFAVKQEYRDTGIGTKLVKACLEEAKDIGVNEVFTLTYAVPFFEKQDFKIIDKQMLPHKVWTGCIKCPKFPNCDEVAMMKKI
- the hdrB gene encoding CoB--CoM heterodisulfide reductase subunit B produces the protein MKKELSLFLGCLVPNRYPGIELATKLCLAKLDIDCADLPGASCCPAPGVFRSFDRTSWLTLASRNIVLSEQMNRDMLTICNGCFSTLEDANRSIKEEDTRKEINSHLAKVGKEIKGEIEVRHIIEYLYQEYGPEKLNSYVERPLDIKVAVHYGCHLIKPTKDRGLGGFERPVFFDELITALGATSVDYPDKMACCGAGGGVRSAMKEKSLKMTEAKLSKIQEAGVDCIVNSCPFCHMQLDSGQDEIKELSGPDFEIPVLHYTQLLGLALGFPAEMLGVDTDIEKNRKLMELLNSQIES
- the hdrC gene encoding CoB--CoM heterodisulfide reductase subunit C translates to MQCGICSGSCPSGRHTSLNIRKIVKRAAKTTDILSDKQLWMCTTCYNCQERCPRGIEIVDILLDIRAISANHGKILPEHRKVCEMLLEYGHAVPIDDENRMKRMAIGLEEVPETVHKYEQDLEEVKKLLESCGFDELILLTKTADLDDEL
- the glnA gene encoding type I glutamate--ammonia ligase — translated: MVKANPATKEEVLQAVTENDVKFIRIQFTDTMGMIKSWAIPAEDLEGAFENGVMFDGSSIEGFTRIEESDMILMPDPTTFRILPWRPQEGAVARIIGDVYRPNGKPFEGDPRYVLKQAIAKAAEKGYTMNIGPECEFFLFKLDENGHPTTELTDMGGYFDFTPLDKAQDVRRAIDFALEDMGFKIEASHHEVAPSQHEINFRFGDVLTTCDNIVTFKYVVKSIAAHMGYYATFMPKPLFGENGSGMHSNQSLMKDGENAFYDPNTPDQLSETAKQYIAGLLAHVREFAAITNSTVNSYKRLVPGYEAPIYCTWSASNRSSLIRIPASRGIGTRVELRCPDPACNPYLAFAAMLGAGLDGIEKGMDAGPSTDVNIFQLTEEDRKARGIESMPGNLKEAIDLMAASDFVKEVVGEHVFENYIESKTAQWDDYKAQVHQWELDTYLSIL
- a CDS encoding glutamine amidotransferase family protein, yielding MCGIIGVIDRTMSRMDGSHIKRALSLMDERGSGEGAGYVAYGIYPDYADCYAIHVFFDNLLEPKTRVDAILKQWGRIVHQEEIPTYEQPGLKKEHIPWRYFFKPFADLMVGTTNPDDDNVTHLVMTINGEVDGALVFSSGKNLGVFKASGWPEDVANFYRIEDYEGYIWLAHNRYPTNTSGWWGGAHPFNLLDWSVVHNGEITSYGTNRRYVEGHGYQCTMLTDTEVVAYLFDLLGRKHGLPSEMVVEALAPSFWDEIDEMPEKREEFMRTLRLTYGPALMNGPFAIVVATKDGIVGFTDRIKLRPLIVGENGSKLYISSEEAAIRTMDPDVDTIYMPRAGEPVIGRVVE
- a CDS encoding glutamate synthase-related protein, with protein sequence MSLGSVPLKYKISIDRDQCMKCMRCVDNCSYGVYRVEDDKILIDSRKCTACHRCISMCPRDAISLQERPVDYRSHPLWTVEAREDVINQARTGKIILAGMGNAVDYPIIFDRLLLDACQVTNPSIDPLREPMELRTYIGKKPAKLEFTKNNGDIDLQTKLTPNLKLETPIMVGHMSYGAISLPAQLSIAKAVAKTGTFMGTGEGGMHEAIYPYQDHSIVQIASGRFGVDIDYLERGAAIEIKVGQGAKPGIGGHLPGEKVCADVSCTRMIPLGSDAISPAPHHDIYSIEDLAQLVRSLKEATNWEKPVFVKIAAVHNVAAIAAGIARSSADAVVIDGFKGGTGAAPKVFRDNVGMPIEAAVAAVDQKLNDQGIRNEVSIIASGGIRNSGDLAKSIALGADAVYIGTASLIALGCRVCGNCYRGLCPWGIATQRPELVSRIDSDVGAENIANLIRAWTLELSELMGAAGLNSIESLRGNRDRLRGYMLDQGLLDVLQIESMGA